Within Candidatus Thermoplasmatota archaeon, the genomic segment AAGGCACGTCGTCATCACGCCGTTGACCTTCCGCGCGGGCCACGTCTGGGGCACGCCGTGGACGACGACCTTTCGGTTGGCCTCCCCGAAGAGATCCCACAGACGCGGCTCGGCCACGTGCGTCGCGTTCGCGACGTACTGGTCGTCGTACGTGCCTCGCCGCAGGTTGCGGAAGCCCGTGAAACCGAGCGCCCCCGGATTGCGGCCGCTCATCATCACGCTCCACGCGGGGACCGTGATCGGCGGATCCGTGGAGCGCATCGGGAGCGCGAGTCCGCCGCGCGCGAGGCGCGTCAGGTTCGGCATCGCGGGCGCGAGCTCCTCGAGAAGGCGCGGCGGCATCCCGTCGAGGCCGATCACGGCGACGCGCATCTCAGGCACCCGGCGGGGCGACGAGCTTCGGCGCGGGCGCGCTCAGGACGCGCGCCACCTCGGGCCGCATGATCTCGGGCGGAATCTCGCGTCCTTCGCGCAGAGCGGCGCGCACGCGGGTCCCCGAGAAGGGAATGCGCGCGGCTTCGCCGTGCGGGCACGTGCGCTCGCTTTCGACGCCTCCGCACGCCGGGCACCACCCGTGGTCGCCCGCGATCGCGAGCGGCTCGATCGCGAGGTCGGGGTAATCCTCGAAGGCCGCGATCGCCGCGCCCGGCGCGTAGAATCCGCCGACGCCCGCGTGGTCGCGGCCCACGATGAAATGCGTGCAGCCGAAGTTCTGCCGGAGGATCGCGTGGTGGACCGCCTCGCGCGGGCCCGCGTAGCGCATCGCGTAGGGCACCGGCGCGAAGAGGACGCGCTCCGCGGGGTACGCGGCCGCGAGCGCGGCCGCCCACGAGGCGAGGAGCATGTCGTCCGGGAAGTCGTCGGCCTTCTTCGGACCGAGCGCGGGCATCACGACGAGGCCGTCCACGAGCGAGAGCGCGACCTTGTGCACGAACTCGTGACCGCGGTGCGGCGGGTTGCGGGTCTGGTAGCCCGCGGCCGCGCGCCAACCGCGGCTTGCAAGCGCGGCGCGCACCTCGCGCGGCCCCGCGAACGGCGATCGGCGGGCGGCGAGGACGGGTCCCGAGACGAGGACGTCCCCGAAGGCCGCAAGCGCCGCGACGCCCGGATGTCGGGGGTCCTCGGTGCCGTAGAGGCCGCGCGCGAACGCGGCGCGATCGAAGGTCCATCGCGCCTCGACGTCGAGGACGGCGACGGGCGCGCCGCGCGCGTCCGCAAGGAGCGCCGTCGACCCCGGTTCGGGGGCGGTCTCGCGCGGCAGGTCGAGGACGATCGGGACGGTCCACGGCCGACCGGAGGCAAGGCGTCCTTCCGAAAGCACCGCCGCGAGGTCGCGCTCGCCCAGGAAGCCCCTGAGCGGGGAGAGCGCGCCGGTCGCGAACCCCTCGAGGTCGGGGAGCAGGCGGTCGGGGACGGCGAGGATCGGCAGGTCGCCTCGCGCGGCGGCCGCTTCGAGGCGGGCCGCGTCCACGACCCGTTCCACGAGCCGGCCGCCGTGCGGGGGTGCGGGAAGGCGGCTCATTCGATGTAGCCCAGGGCGCGCAGGCGCTCGACCACCGTGCCTTCGTCCCCCGCGAGCGTCTCGCGGGTCACGAAGACGATGAACTCGGTGACGCTCCTGAAGCCCGTGTTCTCGATGCGCTGCTCGACGTTTTTGTAGAGCTGCGTCGGAATGCTGATCGTCGTGTATTTACGCTCGAGGCTTTGACCACTGGCAACCAAGGCTGGATCCCTCCACGTCCCGTGGCGAGGGTGTCACGCACCCCTGCCGCAGGAGACAGGGGAAGACACCCCGGGGACACGGGAAGGCCATTTTGGTACAAGGACCGGAGCCGGGGCGCCCGGCCCCGTCCGGACCGTTGATGGATGTCACAGGCGGTAATCTTGTACAACCGTCACCGGGGTGACATTCCGCTAGAAGGGTGTGAGAAGCTTGATATCAGGCGCGCCTCACCGACCGTTCCCGCCCTCGGAGGCAAGAGGCATATGTTGAGGCAAGGGATCGTCAGGATCAGCGTGAGCGCCGTCCTCGCAGCGGCCGCCCAGGCCGCCCTCCCCGCGGAGGGCGCCGGGATGGCTGCGGTGGCGCTCGCGCTCTACCACCGTTTCGGGCCCGCGGACATCGTGGATACGCCGTCCCGCCGCCGGCTCCTCGCGCTCGTCGCGGAGCGACCCGGCATCGGGATCGCGGACGCGGCGCGCGTGCTCGGCGTGAACATCAAGAC encodes:
- a CDS encoding sulfate adenylyltransferase; the protein is MSRLPAPPHGGRLVERVVDAARLEAAAARGDLPILAVPDRLLPDLEGFATGALSPLRGFLGERDLAAVLSEGRLASGRPWTVPIVLDLPRETAPEPGSTALLADARGAPVAVLDVEARWTFDRAAFARGLYGTEDPRHPGVAALAAFGDVLVSGPVLAARRSPFAGPREVRAALASRGWRAAAGYQTRNPPHRGHEFVHKVALSLVDGLVVMPALGPKKADDFPDDMLLASWAAALAAAYPAERVLFAPVPYAMRYAGPREAVHHAILRQNFGCTHFIVGRDHAGVGGFYAPGAAIAAFEDYPDLAIEPLAIAGDHGWCPACGGVESERTCPHGEAARIPFSGTRVRAALREGREIPPEIMRPEVARVLSAPAPKLVAPPGA
- a CDS encoding CopG family transcriptional regulator, producing the protein MVASGQSLERKYTTISIPTQLYKNVEQRIENTGFRSVTEFIVFVTRETLAGDEGTVVERLRALGYIE